One window of Oncorhynchus masou masou isolate Uvic2021 chromosome 28, UVic_Omas_1.1, whole genome shotgun sequence genomic DNA carries:
- the ddt gene encoding D-dopachrome decarboxylase gives MPFIDLESNLPASKFSEDFLKKLGSRTAAVLGKPEERMMLVVKPGLPMLMGGTCAPCVILSVSAIGVTDTAEKNKEHSANIFPFLIGELGLTEDRIVIRFYALEPHQVGKKGTVMSYL, from the exons ATGCCATTCATTGATTTGGAAAGTAACTTACCTGCTAGTAAGTTTTCTGAGGATTTCTTGAAAAAACTAGGGTCCAGAACAGCTGCTGTTCTAGGCAAACCCGAAGAG AGAATGATGTTGGTGGTGAAGCCTGGACTGCCAATGCTCATGGGTGGAACTTGCGCTCCGTGCGTCATACTGTCCGTGTCCGCCATCGGTGTCACTGACACTGCggagaagaacaaggaacacagtGCCAATATCTTCCCTTTTCTTATTGGAGAACTTGGTCTTACTGAAGACAG GATCGTGATCAGGTTCTATGCACTGGAGCCTCATCAGGTTGGAAAGAAAGGTACTGTTATGAGTTACCTGTAG